AATGATCCACTCAACAGTCATGCAAAGCGTTTGTTCCCTGCTCACGCTGTCGATATATCTTTCGTGTTGAATCAACGCAAGCGTCGAAGTTAGGAGCTGGATGTGTTATTTACAGTTGAAACTTGTGATAAAGAGCTTAAATCAGTTGAGAGAACTTAGCAAGCAATGATTCTTTCCGGTTTTGGAGTGCTGTTCGGCATCTGCAAAGTGGATGGAACGCTTCGGCCCGCTTTACGAAAACAACTTGCGAAAAGCCGAGAACCCTGGTGGCCTGACCAACCTCTGGCATCCCCCGTTGGAAGCCACCAATGATAGACCTTCGAAAGGATCTTTACGATTAGAGCTATCAAGGTTGCCGCAAGAAGAACCTCGAAGTCTGAATGAGTATTACTCGTAATGCCGAGTCTGAACACATTTTTGTGTAGCAATTGATCTGGGTCTATCGGGCTGAGAAACTACCTCAGATCCCAATCGAGTGTCCATTGTAAGCGACTACTAAACCAGGGTTCTGTTGCTTGACTTGGCTTGACTATATCTTGTAATCTTTGGGATACAAAACCACAACTTATAGCTAATGAAAAGAATTGGTGCACTTTCCAATAGTTATCTTTTTGCCACATGACCAAATACGTAGAGAATAAAtattctatttatagatCGTATTGAAAGACATCACTAACATTGTACTGCACTGGCTAGCTGATGTTATTTCCGCGACTTAAACATGATCTCAGCCTGTGCATCAGGCAAGATAGCCAAGCCATAATGAATTTGCCCTGGCTTATCAGTGCCCTTCTTGAGGTTAACATGATAGTTCTTGAGTAGATGCGCAAGCACCACCTTAATCTGAGCGCTGGCAAAGAACCGACCAGGACATGCCCAAATACCGTGCCCGAAattgatgttgtcaagacCTGTTGATGCGTGCTGGTATTTAGTCTCGTTCCCTGGAACTTGGCGAAGTCTAGAGAAGCGGAACGGATCAAATTTCTCTGGATCGGGATATACTTTAGGGTCGTGGTTGATGAAGTGGCTCATGATGGTCATGCGTGTTCCCGTAGGAAGAACGTCCCCGGTAGATGTCTTGAGTCCTTCAGGGCTCGTGACGATACGGGGAATATTGACTGTGCTGCGATTAGTACGGCGAAACATGAAGCGGGACGATGTCTTTGCTCAAGGTACCTAGTGACGGAGGACAAAGGCGCTGCGACTCCTTGGCAAAGCTATCTAGCTTTTTCAGTTTGGCCAACGAGTTCTTATCAATcacgccatcttctccaagaacttCGGTCAACTCCTTTCGCATCTCTTCTACATCTTCCTCGGGAGTGGCAGCTAGGTCAAAGGCGATGTAGGTCAAGGCGTTGGATAAATTGTAGATTGAAGCAAAAGTTGCTAGCAGTTGATCTCTGCCAAGCTCCTGAACCGTTGGGGTCGTTTTGTACTGAGAAATGAACCAGTCGAGCAAATCTCCTCCAACAGGTTTCTCCTTGCTGGCGGAAGTAGCAGAAGACGAGTCCTGTTTCTCTCGCAGAAGTGGTGCCAGTTTCGCCTCATTATTCTTCCGCTGACGCTTCAAGCTTCGTACCTGAGGGAGAAATGGGGCAACGAAAAACCGGATAGGCTGAGGGATCATCTTGAGAATCATCCAAGCCTTGGAGACATCGGCTGTATAATTGACATTGGCTTCGACCCAGTCTGGTTCACGACTTAGTGGAAGTCCCACGAATGCCCTTCCAGACATAAGAGAGGCGACTTTGCACATGGCCTTGCGAGCAACAATTGGCGTCCAGTCTTTACACGGGCCGATTGTGTTGAAAATTGCATATTCGACCTCATCGGTGAAGGACTCGAGAACGGCCGGGGTGTTGCGAGTGAGAACGTTGCGCATTGCTGAGTCGAATTCGTCTGACTTGGTACCCATGTAGGTATATTCGCCGAGAAAAACATCATAATGGTGTTTCCTAAATGCTGTCAGTTGATTGAACAGCCAGCTACCATCGGTCGACTTACTTGATTGACACAACTGACTCGGGGAGCCCACGAATGGTGTCTACATCGGCGGGTGGCAGAACAGCCATTTCCATCCCTGGCAATTCGAGCATAAAAGGTGAAGTCGGGTACTACAAAAGCGAATCAGCTCTCAAACTGAGAATAGGGCCGGGAACTGAATGACGGACCTGTTTGTACGCTTCGGTAAGAACAGCCAGCACATTATTGTCTCGTAGTCTAAACACTGGCAAATTATGCTTCTTTTTCGGTCGGACCATGCGACAAAGACCATAGGTCAGTGCCAGTAGCAAGGCAATCCCGTAATGAAAGGGTAAATGTTGCAGCTTTGCAGCTTGGCTAGTCAAATGCTGTACTATGCCCATCGCGAAGACGTGGAATGAGGCTCAAAGTTTGAGTGCTGCTTTCTAATGATTGTGAGGAAGTGAGGGCAAGGACAACACATAAGACTAAACGCAGTGCCAACTACGATATTCGGGTCACTAAAAAATTCACGCGGGCCGAATTATCGACTCTGTCCAACCTACTCACAATATTTAGGAATCCAGGCCAGCACTATCTCGGCAGCACTAACCATCTGCCTCTCCAAATCCCGACTTTTCACAATGCATGACAGCGACATGGTTTGGTATTTTGCTTTCGGCTCCAACATGACCAGCACAACGCTGAAGCGAAGGCAGCTAAGCCCAAGAGACTCTCGGCCTGTCTTTGTGCCCTCCCATGTACTTTGCTTCGACGTGTTCGGTGTCCCGTACCTGGAACCCGCCATGGCTGGCATTCGAGAGAGGACTCCGGCCGACGATGCAGAAGCGACACCGTCAGTACACGGAATGGCATACTTGCTTTCACGGGAAGAATACCATCGGCTCATAGTCTCCGAAGGGGCGGGTGTCGCCTATGTCGAAATGGAGCTGATAGCTCGTACCTGTTCAACTGGGTTTACGGCGCGGGCGGCGACTTGTGAGGAGATTCCGGTGCGGACCTTGATGGCGAGATTTCCATTCCGGCCCGAAGCCCTTCCGAGCGTTCGGTACATGGTAGGCATTGCGGACCTACGCTATGGATACTTATGATCTGACTCTAACAGGGGTTATTGATTCAGGGGGCCCAAGAATCCGGCCTGCCATCCTCGTACCAAGACTATCTACGTGGTTTACCCGCGTATCACAAAAGTCTTTCCAAGTACGAAGAGTTCGGCGCCTCGCTCTTGATCGGTTTTTGGATGCCTATACTCAatggcatgatgaagagggtgAAGCAGAGACCTGATTCGCATGGCAACGCAAAGCCCTGGGTTGGGGAATTGGTTAGATTAGTTTTTATCACTATGTGGCTCTACTACGATACCATACATAGCCGTATCTGGGGTCGGAATGGTGGAAGGAATCTAGTCGGAACTACTTAATCATGGCTCAGCGCTACCCAGTTCTGTTCAAGCTTGTCAATGATTTTACTTGATAAAACATGGCTCCAACACCTGATGAATCCTTGTCGCAGGCCCATGCCCTGCTGAAAAGAGTCCCATTAATCGGTTAGTAAAACAGTTGCCATCATACTCCGTCACTCACGAGGAACAAAGATGGACACAATGACTTTCCTTACATCATCCGGGGATGGTTTCGAAACAACTTTGAACTTTTCTCTCCTGGGATTCATAAGATGCCTATCGGCCAAACAGATTTAACTCGACTGAGAAAAGGCCTCGTTGGTGGACAATTTTGGAGCGCCTTCGTCCCAATGTTCGTTAGCTCCAAATTCTGATCTTACCGTGCCTGTTCTGACTCCTCTTAGTCCAAAAACCAACCATGCACTCGGCAAGCTTGAGTGTCTGATGAAGACTTTACAGCAGATTGACACTATTCACTTACTCGTTGAGACCTTTTCTGAGTATTTCGGAGCAGTAAACTCGTCAAAGGACATCGAAACAATTTTCAAATCAGGAAGGATTGCTAGTTTGATCGGTGTTGAAGGCCTACATCAGATTGCTGACAGTTCCTCTGTTGTGAGACTGTTTCACAAACTGGGTGTCAGATACATCACTCTctgtc
The window above is part of the Fusarium musae strain F31 chromosome 6, whole genome shotgun sequence genome. Proteins encoded here:
- a CDS encoding hypothetical protein (EggNog:ENOG41~SMCOG1034:cytochrome P450~antiSMASH:Cluster_6.5); translation: MGTKSDEFDSAMRNVLTRNTPAVLESFTDEVEYAIFNTIGPCKDWTPIVARKAMCKVASLMSGRAFVGLPLSREPDWVEANVNYTADVSKAWMILKMIPQPIRFFVAPFLPQVRSLKRQRKNNEAKLAPLLREKQDSSSATSASKEKPVGGDLLDWFISQYKTTPTVQELGRDQLLATFASIYNLSNALTYIAFDLAATPEEDVEEMRKELTEVLGEDGVIDKNSLAKLKKLDSFAKESQRLCPPSLVNIPRIVTSPEGLKTSTGDVLPTGTRMTIMSHFINHDPKVYPDPEKFDPFRFSRLRQVPGNETKYQHASTGLDNINFGHGIWACPGRFFASAQIKVVLAHLLKNYHVNLKKGTDKPGQIHYGLAILPDAQAEIMFKSRK